The proteins below come from a single Carnobacterium divergens DSM 20623 genomic window:
- a CDS encoding MDR family MFS transporter, whose translation MEHEHQKSHIVTILGVIIMGTFVTILNQTLMSTALPSIMKEFSITAVGGQWLTTSYMLINGIMIPITAYLVERFTTRQLYLFAMICFTIGTLIAATSSVYWVLIGGRMIQAIGAGIVLPLQTIVVLYMFPIEKRGSAMGLIGLAMNFAPAIGPTFSGWVVQNYSWNMLFYFILPFAILDVVVAYFVLKNVSEVGKPRLDWLSVVYSTLGFGGLLFGFSNAASYDFFSINVGGVLLVGIASILLLIKRCNASEHPLLNFKVFKFRGFRLNVIISFIILAGMYGGIILFPIYFQSIRGFDPMKSGMILLPGSIVIAVMSPITGRLFDRYGGKILAITGLFLITVTTFMIGRLTLTSSISTIIGIQLVRSLGIALTLMPLQTGAFNAVPLSMAGHASAMFNTQRQLAGSMGTALFVVIMMMVSNSAAAAHKGSPQLASLSGFQAVFFVVGIFSLIGLILSLFVRDEAPKSKIKVVQENTN comes from the coding sequence GTGGAACATGAGCATCAAAAATCCCATATTGTAACGATTTTAGGCGTTATTATTATGGGGACATTTGTAACAATATTAAACCAAACCTTGATGAGCACAGCGCTCCCAAGTATTATGAAAGAATTCTCGATTACAGCAGTAGGTGGTCAATGGTTAACCACATCCTATATGCTGATTAATGGGATTATGATTCCAATTACGGCTTACTTAGTTGAACGATTTACAACAAGGCAGCTTTACTTATTTGCCATGATTTGTTTTACAATAGGAACATTGATTGCGGCAACTTCTAGTGTCTATTGGGTATTGATTGGTGGAAGAATGATTCAAGCAATTGGAGCTGGAATTGTCTTACCATTACAAACGATTGTGGTTCTGTATATGTTTCCAATTGAAAAAAGAGGTTCCGCAATGGGATTAATTGGACTTGCCATGAACTTCGCGCCAGCAATTGGTCCTACCTTTTCCGGTTGGGTTGTTCAAAATTACAGTTGGAATATGCTTTTTTACTTTATTTTACCATTTGCAATTCTTGATGTAGTTGTAGCATACTTTGTTCTGAAAAATGTGAGTGAGGTTGGAAAGCCTCGTTTAGACTGGTTAAGTGTCGTTTACTCTACATTAGGATTTGGTGGCTTGCTATTTGGTTTCAGCAATGCGGCTTCTTATGATTTCTTTAGTATCAATGTTGGAGGTGTCCTGCTAGTCGGTATTGCTTCTATTTTATTACTAATTAAACGATGCAATGCTTCAGAGCACCCTTTGCTCAATTTTAAGGTATTTAAATTCCGAGGCTTTAGATTAAATGTGATCATTTCCTTTATTATTTTGGCTGGAATGTATGGTGGGATTATTTTATTTCCAATTTACTTCCAAAGTATTCGTGGTTTCGACCCTATGAAATCAGGTATGATTTTACTGCCAGGTTCAATCGTCATCGCTGTAATGAGCCCTATTACTGGGCGCTTATTTGATCGATACGGAGGAAAAATATTAGCTATTACAGGACTGTTTTTAATAACAGTTACTACTTTTATGATCGGACGTTTAACATTAACATCATCTATTTCAACAATTATTGGGATTCAGCTAGTTCGTTCATTAGGAATTGCTTTGACTTTAATGCCTCTTCAAACAGGTGCTTTTAATGCGGTTCCCTTATCAATGGCAGGACATGCAAGTGCGATGTTTAATACTCAACGACAGTTAGCTGGTTCAATGGGAACGGCACTATTTGTTGTCATCATGATGATGGTATCAAATAGTGCAGCAGCAGCTCATAAAGGAAGCCCGCAGTTAGCTTCGCTAAGTGGTTTTCAAGCTGTCTTTTTCGTAGTCGGAATCTTTTCATTAATTGGTTTGATACTCAGTTTGTTTGTTCGAGATGAAGCACCAAAATCAAAAATAAAAGTTGTTCAAGAAAATACGAATTAA
- a CDS encoding LytR/AlgR family response regulator transcription factor, which produces MNIAICEDEELYQQMLLKQLNNYQEQCHKKLMIEWFKSGEELMEIYRYSSHRFDVVFLDIKLEGVNGMEVAKKIREMDQQVELIFLTSLMEYAIEGYQVNALRYLLKPIEQGQLNELLELIAGKRKEEVLTISTKFGQKKILLKDITYIESKQRKLYFYSNQEVDRMYGKMGELAASLAKKNFFRPHQSYLVQLEFVKELKKDHLILEDGSVIPVSKGNAKSFKAAFFDYLSQDGDSYG; this is translated from the coding sequence ATGAATATTGCAATTTGCGAAGATGAAGAGTTATATCAACAAATGTTGCTGAAACAATTAAACAATTACCAAGAACAATGTCACAAAAAATTAATGATTGAATGGTTTAAAAGTGGCGAAGAATTAATGGAGATTTACCGATATTCCAGCCATCGTTTTGATGTCGTTTTTTTAGATATTAAATTAGAAGGTGTAAATGGCATGGAGGTTGCAAAAAAAATTCGAGAAATGGATCAACAAGTAGAATTGATTTTTTTAACAAGTTTAATGGAGTACGCTATCGAAGGGTATCAAGTAAATGCACTGCGGTATCTACTTAAACCCATAGAACAAGGTCAACTGAATGAGTTGTTGGAGCTGATTGCAGGCAAGCGGAAAGAAGAAGTTCTTACAATTTCAACAAAATTTGGGCAAAAAAAAATCTTATTGAAAGATATTACGTATATTGAAAGTAAGCAACGAAAACTTTATTTTTATAGCAATCAAGAAGTCGATAGAATGTATGGGAAAATGGGGGAATTAGCCGCGAGCTTAGCAAAGAAAAATTTTTTTAGGCCCCATCAATCCTATTTAGTACAGCTAGAATTTGTGAAAGAATTAAAAAAAGATCATTTGATTTTAGAGGACGGTTCAGTGATTCCTGTCAGTAAAGGAAATGCCAAATCATTTAAAGCCGCTTTCTTTGATTATTTATCACAGGATGGTGATAGTTATGGTTGA
- a CDS encoding phosphotransferase family protein, whose product MDFEIDTGWKLLPVGGDTGQAYMGIRAEEKLFLKRNSSPFLAALSVEGITPRLVWTKRIGNGDVLTAQEWLNGRTLASEEMSSPSVAKLLYKIHHSETLRKMLYRVGGEEVSPEKLLRSYKMALPHDLAIHPLLKEILAKLTQEVSQMESVKPQVCHGDIYRKNWLLSDENRLYLVDWDMAVLADPAMDLSMLLCQYVPKESWREWLENYGTVVTDEVIKRIEWYALINFLQQTKRHHYQSRFHEMNQDILTLQAIYQSTKEA is encoded by the coding sequence ATGGATTTTGAAATAGATACAGGATGGAAATTGCTTCCAGTTGGTGGAGATACTGGCCAAGCATATATGGGAATTAGAGCAGAAGAAAAGCTTTTTTTGAAGCGAAATTCTTCGCCTTTTTTAGCTGCACTTTCTGTCGAAGGTATTACCCCTAGACTTGTTTGGACGAAACGCATCGGTAACGGAGATGTTTTAACGGCTCAAGAATGGCTAAATGGTCGTACCTTGGCAAGTGAAGAGATGTCTTCACCAAGCGTTGCAAAATTATTATATAAAATTCATCACTCAGAAACGCTGCGTAAGATGCTGTATCGTGTTGGTGGAGAAGAAGTGTCACCAGAAAAATTATTACGTTCATATAAAATGGCTTTGCCGCATGACTTAGCGATTCATCCCTTATTAAAAGAAATTTTAGCTAAACTAACTCAGGAAGTATCTCAAATGGAATCTGTAAAACCACAAGTATGCCATGGGGATATTTACCGTAAAAATTGGTTGCTATCTGATGAGAATCGATTGTATTTAGTAGACTGGGATATGGCTGTTTTGGCTGATCCAGCAATGGATTTAAGCATGTTGTTGTGTCAATATGTACCTAAAGAAAGCTGGCGGGAATGGTTAGAAAACTATGGAACTGTCGTAACAGATGAAGTTATCAAACGAATTGAGTGGTATGCACTTATTAATTTTTTACAACAGACAAAACGTCATCATTATCAATCGCGTTTTCACGAGATGAATCAAGATATTTTAACTTTACAAGCTATTTATCAAAGCACTAAAGAAGCTTAG
- the trmB gene encoding tRNA (guanosine(46)-N7)-methyltransferase TrmB, with protein MRLRNKPGAPAKIANYPQYVVDTPEKWQGRWKERFGNNNPIHIEVGTGKGRFVTEMAKLHPEINYIGIELQMSVVVVALDKLIAEDLPNLQLLHVNGGALTQYFAKGEVSQVYLNFSDPWPKTKHEKRRLMYHDFLVGYEEILIPQGEIHFKTDNQGLFEYSLHSFSKYGMLIEKVWLNLHESDFEGNVMTEYEEKFSNRGQRIYRVVASFPKK; from the coding sequence ATGCGTTTAAGAAATAAACCAGGAGCACCTGCAAAAATTGCAAATTATCCCCAATACGTGGTAGATACACCTGAAAAATGGCAAGGACGTTGGAAGGAACGTTTTGGTAATAATAATCCTATTCACATTGAAGTTGGAACTGGAAAAGGACGTTTTGTTACTGAAATGGCCAAACTTCATCCAGAAATCAACTACATCGGAATTGAACTGCAAATGAGTGTCGTAGTAGTAGCACTTGATAAATTAATTGCTGAAGACTTACCAAATCTACAATTGCTTCATGTAAATGGTGGAGCCTTAACACAATACTTTGCAAAGGGCGAAGTGAGTCAAGTTTACTTGAATTTTTCAGACCCATGGCCTAAAACAAAGCACGAAAAACGTCGTTTGATGTATCATGATTTCTTAGTTGGCTATGAGGAAATATTGATTCCACAAGGTGAAATTCATTTTAAAACAGATAATCAAGGCTTATTTGAATATTCACTTCATAGCTTTTCAAAATATGGCATGTTGATTGAAAAAGTTTGGTTGAATTTACATGAAAGTGATTTTGAAGGCAATGTAATGACTGAGTATGAAGAAAAATTCTCAAATCGTGGACAACGTATATACAGAGTTGTAGCCAGTTTTCCTAAAAAATAA
- the rodA gene encoding rod shape-determining protein RodA, which yields MDKEKKEQHNYAIILLLMLLAAISLLAIYAATDTWNYVILQTFWYFISIIVIFILMKFDAEVLWKIAPLTYLLGILCLIAVLFFGVTIGGAKRWLNFGIMNFQTSEVMKIAFILMLSRCVTQHNFKNIKRTIQSDLLLLLKIVAISIPPVVLVMLQPDLGTTIVFLAIISGITLLSGISWKILLPLFSTFVGIITTLFYLVLFNRPILYRFGFHSYQFDRVDVWLEPYKDISGDSYQTIQSMKAIGSGQITGKGLGISEVHVPENHTDFIFTAIGENFGFVGGGILLLIYFLLIYRLVVTCFLTKSEFYTYIVTGVLMLICFHIFENIGMTIGILPVTGIPLPFISYGGSSLLGNMAAVGLVLSMNKHNREYVFSTNHKKWHFLT from the coding sequence ATGGACAAAGAAAAAAAAGAACAACACAATTATGCAATTATACTTTTGCTAATGTTACTAGCAGCGATTAGTTTACTAGCGATTTATGCCGCAACAGATACCTGGAATTATGTGATTTTACAAACTTTTTGGTACTTTATTAGTATTATTGTCATTTTCATTTTGATGAAGTTTGATGCAGAAGTATTATGGAAAATTGCCCCACTAACTTATTTGTTAGGTATTTTATGTTTAATCGCTGTTTTATTTTTTGGGGTCACAATTGGTGGCGCAAAACGTTGGTTAAATTTTGGAATTATGAATTTTCAGACTTCAGAAGTGATGAAAATTGCCTTTATTTTAATGTTATCAAGGTGTGTGACTCAACACAATTTTAAAAATATCAAAAGAACAATTCAATCAGATTTGCTGTTGCTTTTAAAGATTGTAGCTATCAGTATTCCTCCAGTAGTATTGGTTATGTTACAGCCAGATTTGGGAACCACAATCGTTTTTTTAGCCATCATTAGTGGGATCACTCTTTTATCAGGTATTTCTTGGAAAATCCTACTCCCTTTATTTTCAACCTTTGTTGGGATTATTACTACGCTATTCTATTTGGTTTTATTTAATCGACCGATTCTTTATCGTTTTGGATTTCACAGCTATCAATTTGATCGAGTTGATGTTTGGCTTGAACCTTATAAGGATATTTCGGGCGATTCTTATCAAACCATTCAAAGTATGAAAGCAATTGGTTCTGGACAAATCACTGGAAAAGGTTTGGGAATTTCAGAAGTTCACGTGCCCGAAAACCATACTGATTTTATTTTTACTGCTATTGGTGAAAATTTTGGATTTGTAGGCGGTGGTATCTTGTTACTAATTTACTTTTTATTGATTTATCGCTTGGTGGTTACATGCTTTTTAACGAAAAGTGAATTTTATACGTATATTGTCACAGGGGTTTTAATGCTAATTTGTTTTCATATTTTTGAAAACATTGGCATGACGATTGGCATCTTGCCCGTTACCGGTATTCCGTTGCCTTTTATTAGTTACGGTGGCTCTTCTTTGTTGGGTAATATGGCGGCTGTAGGTTTAGTTTTATCCATGAACAAGCACAACCGCGAGTATGTATTCTCGACAAATCATAAAAAATGGCATTTTTTGACATAG
- a CDS encoding sensor histidine kinase, translating to MVEFIDWVSQNWGYSDVFEAIAEAFLVYYFFSRLVGKPKKKFLVLFLLFFCQDLTVTYFEQFSVMTYFIALTTSLFISSRFFKGSRKSFYILLYCLITIIVESSVSHISSGLYVVSSTFDQVDSLKHVFFYLCSDIMQFYFIQLAVLKKKYKDKALYVHSSVTTLLVMITIILVYNSLLVVYLENNPIFRLLSVGSILVMVLGSYFVLQLLEKLEKQYKVEFENNTLNEQLYYQKQTQLKILANQNEIRGIKHDLKNQLIIMQHLLKKGHYQQLEHYFSELELTKIDDYQTIFTDNVMIDSMILHLEERCKEHSIQLDLSVFPIEFQHVNEKDVAICLGNAFDNAIEAVNKIANDQKKITVQFKVKNGYLIILIKNSVSNKKIDPFNTSKKDQLNHGFGWKNMQKITTKYNGEVKFEGQDTTATVRLIFKDY from the coding sequence ATGGTTGAGTTTATCGATTGGGTTTCTCAAAATTGGGGTTATTCAGATGTTTTTGAAGCAATAGCTGAAGCTTTTTTAGTTTACTATTTTTTTAGTCGACTAGTTGGAAAACCTAAAAAGAAATTTTTAGTGTTATTTCTACTCTTTTTTTGTCAAGATTTAACGGTTACGTACTTTGAGCAATTTTCTGTGATGACGTATTTTATTGCCTTAACAACGAGTTTATTTATTAGTAGCCGTTTTTTTAAGGGCAGTCGAAAATCTTTTTATATTTTACTTTATTGCTTAATTACAATTATAGTGGAAAGCAGTGTTAGTCATATTTCAAGTGGATTGTATGTCGTTTCAAGTACTTTTGATCAAGTTGACTCGCTTAAACATGTTTTTTTCTACTTATGTAGCGATATCATGCAATTTTATTTTATTCAGTTAGCTGTACTAAAAAAGAAATACAAGGATAAGGCTCTGTATGTGCATAGCAGCGTCACGACGTTATTAGTCATGATTACGATTATATTAGTGTACAATTCTTTGCTTGTCGTCTACTTAGAAAATAATCCGATTTTTCGTTTGCTTTCAGTTGGGTCAATTTTAGTAATGGTACTTGGTAGTTATTTTGTCTTACAATTATTAGAGAAGTTGGAAAAACAATATAAAGTTGAATTTGAGAACAATACATTAAATGAACAACTTTATTATCAAAAACAAACACAATTAAAAATTCTAGCCAATCAAAATGAAATCAGAGGAATTAAACACGACCTAAAAAATCAGTTGATTATCATGCAACACTTACTTAAAAAGGGTCATTATCAACAGCTAGAGCACTATTTTTCAGAATTAGAATTAACTAAAATAGATGATTATCAAACAATTTTTACAGATAATGTGATGATTGATAGCATGATTCTTCATTTGGAAGAACGTTGTAAAGAGCACAGTATTCAATTGGATTTATCAGTATTCCCCATTGAATTTCAGCATGTGAATGAAAAAGATGTCGCTATTTGTTTAGGAAATGCCTTCGATAATGCGATTGAAGCAGTTAATAAAATAGCAAATGATCAAAAAAAAATTACCGTTCAATTTAAAGTGAAAAATGGGTATCTGATTATTTTAATCAAGAATAGTGTCTCAAATAAAAAAATTGACCCTTTTAATACAAGTAAAAAAGATCAATTAAATCACGGATTTGGTTGGAAAAACATGCAAAAAATTACTACAAAATACAATGGAGAGGTAAAATTTGAGGGACAAGATACGACAGCTACAGTACGCTTGATTTTTAAAGATTATTAA
- a CDS encoding FtsW/RodA/SpoVE family cell cycle protein — MKKTNRFFLLIYFLLLCFGILMVYSASSDSAQTNTGSSITYFRNQGIYAIVGILSLFFVSKLKKSFLVHPNLLKTLLTGMFALLGFVLLTGKINGASRWINIGFFNIQPVELAKIILIWYTAFILSKKQKQLTSNWVQVIWAPLIVLSLVGMLLFLQPDTGSVLILAGIVLVQIFASGIPFYLGVLSSLFICSVMSGYIFLVSRYGTSVIGMSAYRFDRFKAFWSPFELENGAGHQLVNSYYALDRGGLFGVGLGKSVQKTGYLPEPHTDFILAVIGEELGLLGIIFVLTLLFSLILWVFYLGIKLKDPFASLLCIGVGMMFLIQSCINIGGVTGWLPISGVTLPFVSYGGSSLIISSIAIGLVLNVSDTFRAVKT; from the coding sequence ATGAAAAAAACAAATCGTTTCTTTTTATTGATTTATTTTTTGCTACTTTGTTTCGGTATTTTAATGGTTTATTCAGCAAGTAGCGATAGCGCTCAAACAAATACTGGAAGCAGTATCACTTATTTTAGAAATCAGGGAATCTATGCAATTGTTGGAATTCTTTCACTGTTTTTCGTAAGCAAATTAAAAAAATCCTTTCTTGTTCATCCAAACTTATTAAAGACCCTTCTTACTGGAATGTTTGCCTTGTTAGGTTTTGTTCTTTTAACTGGCAAAATAAACGGAGCCAGTCGCTGGATCAATATTGGCTTTTTTAATATTCAACCTGTTGAGCTAGCTAAGATTATTTTGATTTGGTACACTGCCTTTATTCTTTCAAAAAAACAAAAACAGTTAACAAGTAATTGGGTGCAAGTTATTTGGGCGCCTTTGATTGTTTTAAGTTTGGTCGGAATGTTATTATTTCTTCAGCCTGATACAGGCAGTGTTTTGATTTTAGCTGGGATTGTTCTGGTACAAATTTTTGCATCTGGGATTCCTTTTTATTTAGGGGTGTTAAGTTCACTCTTTATCTGCTCCGTGATGTCCGGTTATATTTTCTTAGTCAGCCGTTACGGAACCTCTGTAATAGGCATGTCTGCTTATCGATTCGATCGCTTTAAAGCTTTTTGGTCACCTTTTGAATTAGAAAATGGTGCAGGTCATCAACTGGTGAATTCTTACTATGCGCTAGATCGCGGTGGACTGTTTGGCGTCGGTTTAGGAAAAAGTGTTCAAAAAACAGGTTATCTGCCTGAACCACACACTGATTTTATTTTAGCGGTGATTGGAGAAGAGCTAGGCCTACTAGGAATTATTTTTGTTTTAACCTTACTTTTCAGTTTAATCTTATGGGTATTCTACTTAGGTATCAAGTTGAAAGATCCTTTCGCATCCTTACTATGTATTGGTGTCGGAATGATGTTTTTAATTCAAAGTTGCATCAATATTGGCGGTGTCACTGGGTGGCTTCCCATTAGTGGGGTAACTTTACCTTTTGTTAGCTACGGTGGCTCTAGCTTGATTATTTCCTCAATTGCGATTGGTTTAGTTTTAAATGTTAGCGATACTTTTCGCGCTGTTAAAACCTAA
- the dat gene encoding D-amino-acid transaminase — protein sequence MKVLLDDKIVERNEVKIDMEDRGYQFGDGLYEVIRAYNGTFFTADEHIDRLFTGAKKIDLVLPFTKNELKERLYKLMKENEIETGNIYFQVTRGIAIPRDHSYPDPIKVPAVFTASTTKVPRDQAKMDRGISVITLPDMRWLHCDIKSISLLGNVMAKHEAHKVGAEEAIQHRDGIVTEGASTNMWMVKDGVIYTHPDGNLVLPGITKIVLLDVARKAGIPVKEEAFTLEQLKNADEVFSSSTTIEAMPIVEIDGVKVNDGKRGPVVKQLQDLYVKAVEEVCGKVR from the coding sequence TTTGGTGATGGGTTATATGAAGTTATTCGTGCATATAATGGCACTTTTTTTACAGCTGACGAACATATTGACCGTCTCTTTACAGGAGCTAAAAAAATTGACTTAGTCCTTCCCTTCACTAAAAATGAATTAAAAGAACGCCTATACAAGTTAATGAAAGAAAATGAAATTGAAACTGGCAATATTTACTTCCAAGTAACAAGAGGAATTGCGATTCCAAGAGACCACTCTTACCCAGATCCAATAAAAGTGCCCGCTGTTTTTACGGCGTCAACTACTAAAGTCCCAAGAGATCAAGCAAAAATGGATCGTGGTATTTCAGTGATTACGTTGCCTGATATGCGTTGGTTGCACTGTGATATTAAATCAATTAGTTTGCTGGGAAATGTAATGGCTAAGCATGAAGCCCACAAAGTTGGAGCAGAAGAAGCAATACAGCATCGTGATGGTATTGTCACTGAAGGAGCTTCGACAAATATGTGGATGGTCAAAGATGGCGTCATTTATACTCATCCAGATGGCAATTTAGTGTTACCAGGAATCACTAAAATTGTCTTATTAGATGTTGCTAGAAAAGCAGGTATTCCAGTTAAAGAAGAAGCCTTTACATTAGAACAATTGAAAAATGCGGATGAAGTCTTTTCATCAAGTACAACGATTGAAGCAATGCCAATTGTTGAAATTGATGGGGTTAAAGTGAATGATGGCAAACGAGGACCTGTTGTGAAGCAACTTCAAGATTTATATGTAAAAGCAGTTGAAGAAGTTTGTGGGAAAGTTCGATAA